A genomic window from Cupriavidus basilensis includes:
- a CDS encoding tail fiber assembly protein, with the protein MLLHHFDSETGQYLSSTLAEADPRNQDRWLQPAFTTPDALPDRTRYTWPVRRADAWVLVPDYRGVLAYRQDTGEAVEVIQIGKTLADLGLADTPRPSSDYSWEAGGWALNSTLVDTRLRAEALAEMERRVIQARQMTAGKADAFAAGLLSDAEVASFKAWAAYQLAVAKVVDQAGYPASIVWPDPPAA; encoded by the coding sequence ATGTTGCTTCATCACTTCGACAGCGAAACGGGGCAGTATCTGAGCAGTACGCTGGCAGAGGCCGACCCTCGCAATCAGGACCGCTGGTTGCAGCCGGCCTTCACCACTCCGGATGCGTTGCCCGATCGAACTCGCTATACCTGGCCGGTGCGGCGGGCTGACGCATGGGTACTCGTCCCCGACTACCGGGGCGTGCTTGCCTACCGGCAAGACACGGGCGAGGCGGTCGAGGTCATCCAGATTGGGAAGACGCTGGCCGATCTGGGTCTGGCAGATACCCCGCGCCCGTCCAGCGACTACTCCTGGGAGGCAGGGGGATGGGCCTTGAACTCAACCTTGGTGGATACCAGGCTGCGGGCAGAGGCCTTGGCGGAAATGGAGAGACGCGTCATCCAGGCACGGCAAATGACCGCCGGCAAGGCGGATGCGTTCGCCGCCGGGCTTCTCTCGGATGCCGAAGTCGCAAGCTTCAAGGCATGGGCAGCATATCAGCTCGCCGTGGCAAAAGTCGTAGACCAGGCCGGGTATCCTGCCAGCATCGTCTGGCCGGATCCTCCAGCAGCGTAA